In Nocardia yunnanensis, one DNA window encodes the following:
- a CDS encoding LLM class F420-dependent oxidoreductase, with protein MRIGLSINYTDGFKEIAAEVADLERAGLDIVFVPEAYSFDAVSALGYLAAKTERVQLASGILQLYTRTPTLTAMTAAGLDYVSDGRFILGLGASGPQVIEGFHGVAYDAPIGRTREALEICRQVWKRERLEYQGKYYQVPLPEGKGTGLGKPLKLINHPVRENIPVLLAALGPKNVELAAEVAEGWQPIFFLPEKADAVWGESVKAGLAKRDPARGDLEIYAGPALAIGDNVDGLREWVKPHLALYIGGMGAKGKNFYHTLATKYGYGAEADRIQELYLKGEKEAAAKAVPDDLVRDVCLIGSAGFVKERVAAFREAGVTALNVVPMAATPAERVKLIEQLRELV; from the coding sequence ATGCGTATCGGATTGTCGATCAACTACACCGACGGCTTCAAGGAGATCGCCGCCGAGGTCGCCGACCTCGAACGGGCGGGCCTGGACATCGTGTTCGTGCCCGAGGCGTATTCGTTCGACGCGGTCAGCGCGCTGGGCTACCTGGCCGCGAAGACCGAACGGGTACAGCTGGCCTCGGGCATCCTGCAGCTCTACACCCGCACCCCCACCCTCACCGCCATGACCGCCGCCGGCCTGGACTACGTCTCGGACGGGCGTTTCATCCTGGGCCTGGGCGCCTCGGGCCCGCAGGTGATCGAGGGCTTCCACGGCGTCGCCTACGACGCGCCGATCGGCCGCACCCGCGAGGCCCTCGAGATCTGCCGCCAGGTCTGGAAGCGCGAACGCCTGGAATACCAGGGCAAGTACTACCAGGTGCCGCTGCCGGAGGGTAAGGGCACCGGCCTGGGCAAGCCGCTCAAGCTCATCAATCATCCGGTGCGCGAGAACATTCCGGTGCTGCTGGCCGCGCTGGGCCCCAAGAACGTGGAGCTGGCGGCCGAGGTGGCCGAGGGCTGGCAGCCCATCTTCTTCCTGCCCGAGAAGGCCGATGCGGTGTGGGGCGAATCGGTGAAAGCCGGTCTGGCCAAGCGTGATCCGGCCCGCGGCGACCTCGAGATCTACGCCGGCCCGGCGCTGGCCATCGGCGACAATGTGGACGGCCTGCGCGAATGGGTCAAGCCGCATCTGGCGCTCTATATCGGCGGCATGGGCGCCAAGGGCAAGAACTTCTACCACACGCTGGCCACCAAGTACGGCTACGGCGCCGAGGCCGACCGCATTCAGGAGCTGTACCTGAAGGGCGAGAAGGAGGCCGCGGCCAAGGCGGTCCCGGACGATCTGGTGCGCGACGTGTGCCTGATCGGCTCGGCCGGATTCGTCAAGGAGCGGGTCGCCGCGTTCCGTGAGGCCGGTGTCACCGCCCTCAACGTGGTCCCGATGGCCGCCACCCCGGCCGAGCGCGTGAAGCTCATCGAGCAGCTGCGCGAATTGGTCTGA
- a CDS encoding STAS domain-containing protein produces MPVPILKQGTYLIASVQSALTDADTERLQDDLMTYVSRYRAQGIIVDVTAIDVMDSFAARSLRTIAHMTKLRGAETVIVGLQPEVAFAMVQLGLTFEGMHTALDLEEGLSWLNTKIHSRGHKDGRDRGR; encoded by the coding sequence ATGCCGGTACCCATTCTCAAGCAGGGCACATATCTGATCGCGTCGGTGCAGTCAGCACTCACCGACGCCGATACCGAGCGCCTGCAAGACGATCTGATGACCTATGTCAGCCGCTATCGCGCGCAGGGCATCATTGTCGACGTCACCGCGATCGACGTCATGGACTCCTTTGCCGCGAGATCGCTGCGTACCATCGCCCACATGACCAAGCTGCGCGGCGCGGAAACGGTCATCGTGGGCCTGCAACCCGAAGTCGCTTTCGCGATGGTGCAATTGGGCCTTACCTTCGAAGGCATGCACACGGCCCTGGACCTCGAAGAGGGCCTGTCGTGGCTGAACACGAAGATCCACAGTCGCGGTCACAAAGATGGTCGTGATCGTGGCCGCTGA
- a CDS encoding YdcF family protein, whose translation MQIARRFPTLLAAAAAALAILGTGTAHADPGALYNSAQDNFTSGNEAAGLADLHQLLSESPDDAQALALQAIWSDYTGDLVTREVALNRLTGIDGRLADGTRNLFRAIGAAVGTLPNPIPAIAGPQTGIAVLGYGLLPDGSMRPELENRLQAAWLQAIASPMSPILVTGGNPQNGITEAAAMQGWLIGHGIPASRILTDHRAGSTVQNALYGVSMLKDAGATSVIVVTSPNHIRRAVADFIVAGMPVIGATTSLEQLVSQLPPPARNNQRGIYLDASRVLRLPAER comes from the coding sequence GTGCAGATCGCCAGGCGTTTTCCCACCCTTCTCGCGGCGGCCGCCGCGGCCCTCGCCATCCTCGGCACCGGCACCGCGCACGCCGACCCGGGCGCCCTCTACAACTCGGCACAGGACAATTTCACCAGCGGCAACGAGGCGGCCGGGCTGGCCGACCTGCACCAATTGCTCAGTGAGTCACCCGATGACGCGCAGGCGCTGGCACTGCAGGCGATCTGGTCGGACTACACCGGCGACCTCGTCACCCGCGAGGTGGCGCTGAATCGGCTCACCGGGATCGACGGCCGCCTGGCGGACGGCACCCGGAATCTGTTCCGCGCCATCGGGGCCGCTGTCGGCACGCTGCCCAATCCGATTCCGGCGATCGCGGGACCGCAGACCGGGATCGCGGTGCTCGGCTACGGGCTGCTGCCCGACGGCTCGATGCGGCCGGAGTTGGAGAACCGGCTGCAGGCGGCCTGGCTGCAGGCGATCGCCTCGCCGATGTCGCCGATCCTGGTGACCGGCGGCAATCCGCAGAACGGCATCACCGAGGCGGCGGCCATGCAGGGCTGGCTGATCGGGCACGGCATTCCGGCCAGCCGCATTCTCACCGACCATCGCGCCGGATCCACCGTGCAGAACGCCCTCTATGGCGTGTCCATGCTGAAGGACGCGGGCGCGACCAGCGTCATCGTGGTGACCTCCCCCAACCACATTCGCCGCGCCGTCGCCGATTTCATCGTGGCCGGCATGCCCGTCATCGGCGCGACCACCTCCCTCGAACAGCTGGTCTCCCAGCTGCCGCCCCCGGCCCGCAACAACCAGCGCGGCATCTACCTCGACGCCAGCCGCGTCCTGCGCCTGCCCGCCGAACGCTGA
- a CDS encoding ATP-binding protein, which produces MVVIVAADDVVIAVNVSNDIVTARQAGLEMAAKLGFSLSDRTMIATAISEVARNITSYAGTGEIRLGVADRDGRRSMVVQAKDNGPGIADIPRAMEDGYSTGRGLGLGLPGAKRLMDGMLIDSQPGQGTLVEMWKWVPTGA; this is translated from the coding sequence ATGGTCGTGATCGTGGCCGCTGACGACGTGGTGATCGCGGTGAACGTGTCCAACGACATCGTGACCGCTCGGCAAGCGGGGCTGGAGATGGCTGCCAAGCTCGGCTTCTCGCTTTCCGATCGCACCATGATCGCGACCGCCATTTCCGAAGTGGCGCGCAACATCACGAGTTACGCGGGCACCGGCGAGATCCGGCTCGGCGTCGCCGACCGCGACGGACGGCGCTCGATGGTGGTGCAGGCCAAGGACAATGGGCCCGGCATCGCCGATATTCCGCGCGCGATGGAGGACGGGTACTCCACCGGACGCGGTCTGGGACTTGGCCTTCCGGGCGCCAAACGCCTGATGGACGGCATGTTGATCGATTCGCAACCCGGGCAGGGCACGCTCGTCGAAATGTGGAAGTGGGTGCCCACCGGTGCGTGA
- a CDS encoding methyltransferase, translated as MSSPDTDTLIARLRAAGCVFAEDEAALLQAAATDPAHLESLVAQRIAGFPLEHLLGWTEFRGLRVAVAPGVFVPRQRTAFLVEQAIALARAKSDSRGDHPRHSGMLLARIHTVGVDPGQEHAGMTRDGGPDAAGGAGNGARGTAGRPLVALDLCCGCGALGLAFVKELSAEGISVDLIAADIEPAAVGCARTNLEAVGGRVFEGDLFEAVPAELAGRVDVLLANTPYVPSGEIAGMPPEARDHEPRRALDGGVDGLDVLRRIAAVAGEWLAPGGHLLVEESEGQAAAAVAIMTGHGLVARVAECAEMGATVVIGTRA; from the coding sequence GTGAGCTCCCCCGACACCGACACGCTGATCGCCCGCCTCCGCGCGGCCGGCTGCGTGTTCGCCGAGGACGAAGCCGCCCTCCTCCAAGCCGCCGCCACCGACCCGGCCCACCTGGAATCCCTTGTCGCCCAACGCATCGCCGGCTTCCCCCTCGAACACCTCCTGGGCTGGACCGAATTCCGCGGCCTCCGCGTCGCCGTCGCCCCGGGCGTCTTCGTCCCCCGGCAACGCACGGCCTTCCTCGTCGAACAGGCGATCGCCTTGGCCCGAGCCAAGTCCGACTCACGCGGTGATCATCCCCGTCATTCCGGCATGCTCTTGGCCAGAATCCACACGGTTGGGGTGGATCCCGGCCAAGAGCACGCCGGGATGACGAGGGATGGGGGCCCCGATGCGGCGGGGGGTGCCGGCAACGGAGCGCGCGGCACTGCCGGCCGGCCGCTCGTCGCGCTTGATCTGTGTTGTGGCTGTGGGGCTCTGGGGTTGGCGTTTGTGAAAGAACTTTCTGCCGAAGGGATTTCGGTGGATTTGATTGCTGCCGATATCGAGCCGGCGGCTGTCGGCTGTGCGCGGACGAATCTGGAGGCGGTGGGCGGGCGGGTTTTCGAGGGGGATCTGTTCGAGGCGGTGCCGGCGGAATTGGCTGGGCGGGTGGATGTTCTGCTGGCGAATACGCCGTATGTGCCGTCCGGGGAGATCGCGGGGATGCCGCCGGAGGCGCGGGATCATGAGCCGCGGCGGGCGCTCGACGGCGGGGTCGATGGGTTGGATGTGTTGCGGCGGATCGCGGCGGTGGCGGGTGAGTGGCTGGCGCCGGGCGGGCATCTGCTGGTCGAGGAGAGCGAAGGACAGGCCGCGGCGGCGGTGGCGATCATGACCGGGCATGGGCTGGTGGCACGGGTGGCGGAGTGTGCGGAGATGGGGGCCACCGTGGTGATCGGGACGCGCGCATGA
- a CDS encoding bifunctional 5,10-methylenetetrahydrofolate dehydrogenase/5,10-methenyltetrahydrofolate cyclohydrolase, protein MDTTSLIGKDLAASLNADTKARAAAITAQGAAPRLALVIANDDPASVWYVKSLNRAAERLGIACENVDLGVDATAEQIRAKLTELSADPTVDGIMLQTPLPKGVGLDDVSSAITAAKDVDGVSPLSLGLLASGLPGFPPATSEAVVELAKFHGIPLAGRLVTVVGRSNVVGKPLLQLLLAENATVTIAHSRTANLSAVTTPADVVVAAVGRAALITADHIREGAVVIDVGTNEDDNGNITGDVHAPSVTGKAAALTPVPGGVGPVTTALLMRHVIQAAESTR, encoded by the coding sequence GTGGATACGACTTCGCTCATCGGCAAGGATCTCGCCGCCTCCCTCAACGCCGACACCAAGGCCCGCGCCGCCGCCATCACCGCGCAGGGCGCCGCCCCCCGCCTGGCCCTGGTGATCGCGAACGACGATCCGGCCAGCGTCTGGTACGTGAAGTCCCTCAACCGCGCCGCCGAACGCCTCGGAATCGCTTGCGAGAACGTCGATCTCGGCGTCGACGCCACCGCCGAGCAGATCCGCGCCAAGCTCACCGAACTCTCCGCCGACCCCACCGTCGACGGCATCATGCTGCAGACCCCCCTGCCCAAGGGCGTCGGCCTCGACGACGTCAGCTCCGCCATCACCGCCGCCAAGGACGTCGACGGCGTCAGCCCGTTGTCACTGGGCCTGCTCGCCTCCGGCCTGCCCGGCTTCCCGCCCGCCACCTCCGAAGCGGTCGTGGAACTGGCCAAGTTCCACGGCATTCCGCTCGCGGGCCGCCTGGTCACCGTCGTCGGCCGCTCGAACGTCGTCGGCAAGCCCCTGCTTCAACTCCTGCTCGCCGAGAACGCCACCGTCACCATCGCCCACTCCCGCACCGCCAACCTTTCCGCCGTCACCACCCCCGCCGACGTAGTCGTCGCCGCGGTAGGCCGCGCCGCTCTCATCACCGCCGACCACATCCGCGAAGGCGCCGTCGTCATCGACGTAGGCACCAACGAGGACGACAACGGCAACATCACCGGCGACGTCCACGCCCCCTCGGTCACCGGCAAGGCCGCCGCCCTCACCCCGGTCCCCGGCGGCGTAGGCCCCGTCACCACCGCCCTCCTCATGCGCCACGTAATCCAAGCCGCCGAGTCCACCCGCTGA
- a CDS encoding HAD family hydrolase produces MTIRGILFDVDDTLVDYSGSARVGILKHLAAEGALDRFESADAAVALWRAIEEEEYPRFLSGELTFKGQQLVRTQRFLSHLGLAADDPAAWFARYAALRDTAWSAFPEVASVLRGLEGQVALGVVSNASLPYQTGKLRAVQLLHHFGDAILCSDEFGAAKPQAAIFHAGCELLGLPPEQVAYVGDRYDVDALGAREAGLRAYWLDRGGLGMHAGERIAAVGGGITVIRSLTELDSP; encoded by the coding sequence ATGACGATTCGGGGGATCCTGTTCGATGTCGATGACACGCTCGTCGACTATTCGGGGTCGGCGCGGGTCGGGATTCTGAAGCATCTCGCGGCGGAAGGGGCCCTCGACCGGTTCGAGTCGGCGGATGCGGCGGTGGCGCTGTGGCGTGCCATCGAAGAGGAGGAGTATCCGCGGTTTCTGAGCGGGGAGCTCACCTTCAAGGGGCAGCAGCTGGTGCGGACGCAGCGGTTTCTGTCGCACCTGGGGCTGGCGGCCGATGACCCGGCGGCGTGGTTCGCGCGCTATGCGGCGCTGCGGGATACGGCCTGGTCGGCGTTTCCGGAGGTGGCGTCGGTGCTGCGGGGACTGGAGGGTCAGGTCGCGCTGGGCGTGGTGTCCAACGCGTCGCTGCCCTATCAGACCGGCAAGTTGCGGGCGGTACAACTGCTGCACCACTTCGGGGATGCGATCCTGTGCTCGGACGAATTCGGTGCGGCCAAACCGCAAGCGGCGATCTTCCACGCCGGCTGCGAGCTGCTGGGACTGCCACCGGAGCAGGTCGCCTATGTCGGCGACCGCTACGACGTGGACGCGCTCGGCGCGAGAGAGGCCGGGCTGCGGGCGTATTGGCTCGACCGCGGCGGGCTCGGCATGCACGCGGGTGAGCGCATCGCCGCCGTGGGCGGTGGCATCACGGTCATTCGCTCACTGACAGAACTGGATTCGCCGTAG
- a CDS encoding STAS domain-containing protein has translation MTTSVTERAEATVLTVAGDVDLATAPALENALDAALAGRPTALVVDLSAVSFLASAGMAVLVGAHKRAGDTRIAVVADGPATSRQLKVTSLDQVFSLHPTLEEALAALG, from the coding sequence ATGACCACCTCGGTCACCGAGCGCGCCGAGGCGACGGTCCTCACCGTTGCCGGTGACGTCGACCTCGCGACCGCTCCCGCCCTCGAGAACGCCCTCGACGCGGCGCTCGCGGGCCGGCCCACCGCCCTCGTCGTCGACCTGTCCGCGGTCAGCTTCCTGGCGTCCGCGGGCATGGCGGTGCTGGTGGGCGCGCACAAACGCGCCGGGGACACCCGTATCGCGGTGGTGGCCGACGGGCCCGCCACCAGTCGACAGTTGAAGGTGACCAGCTTGGATCAGGTGTTCTCGCTGCATCCGACGCTGGAGGAGGCCCTGGCCGCGCTGGGCTGA
- a CDS encoding cyclodeaminase/cyclohydrolase family protein: MTQDTTTFGDSTLRGYLGELAAKVPAPGGGAVAALHAAQGAALVAMVARYTTRAKDADNRPVIDRIIEAADAARERSLALADADAAAFTGVGAAYKLPKETEAEQAARGEAIGAALLQAARVPAAVVAEADEIVSLASELLPIGNPNVVTDIGAAADCARSAAASSQLNIAINVASLDGAAGAEFAPVLKQIEEVIARADALHDDVVAAITR; this comes from the coding sequence ATGACTCAGGACACCACCACCTTCGGTGATTCGACACTGCGGGGGTACCTGGGTGAACTGGCCGCCAAGGTGCCCGCCCCCGGCGGCGGCGCGGTCGCGGCGCTGCACGCGGCGCAGGGCGCAGCGCTGGTGGCCATGGTCGCGCGCTACACCACCCGCGCCAAGGACGCCGACAATCGCCCGGTCATCGACCGGATCATCGAGGCCGCCGACGCCGCCCGCGAGCGCTCGCTGGCGCTGGCCGACGCCGACGCGGCCGCGTTCACCGGGGTCGGGGCCGCCTACAAGCTGCCCAAGGAGACCGAGGCCGAGCAGGCCGCGCGCGGCGAGGCCATCGGCGCGGCGCTGCTGCAGGCCGCGCGGGTGCCCGCCGCCGTGGTGGCCGAGGCCGACGAAATCGTCTCGCTCGCAAGCGAACTGCTGCCCATCGGCAATCCGAACGTGGTGACCGATATCGGCGCGGCCGCCGACTGCGCGCGTTCGGCGGCAGCCAGCTCGCAGCTCAATATCGCGATCAATGTGGCCTCCCTCGACGGGGCGGCCGGGGCCGAGTTCGCACCGGTGCTGAAGCAGATCGAGGAAGTGATCGCCCGCGCCGACGCGCTGCACGACGACGTGGTCGCGGCCATCACGCGCTGA
- a CDS encoding SpoIIE family protein phosphatase — protein sequence MSTVLAAFREAYAAALRLHLRAPNQNTLSEGYELGRRALVEGVSILDLTEHHYRLLEHDGVAAIPDGTDRTEAALEFLLQTMAALDVATRGFLDGNRRYEQQRSRADDLAGRDAFRTALVESLQDGFFVVDAAGTLIEVNSAFGALTGYGPDGIPYELPHPWTAPDAPRYPDLGTDAARFVMPIRHRDGRHLWLAVSTSSLVKPENGERIFVGTLRDVTAEHDAQARDKAVSQLATAVGAATSVVEVLTVGLEELRRAVGAEAAVVSVWPNRNTGPELYVSEDNPYTGAGVAPHHTQPIRRPAGLLDGGGESRQVLDARARALLDRARLQPGRTMFAIPEGVTSSEGVVAPLGESGDSALWLRFSAPRVITPGDWALFSLLVGHLSLAVQRARNFDQARSTSLTLQRAMLGPIELPPRFAVHYEPALPPLEIGGDWYDVVRLEDGTIGVVVGDCVGRGLSAAVVMGQLRTAARALLLRGAGPAQLLAELDTVAARIPGAMCTTVCAAILDPVRGLVRYSNAGHMPPVLAAPGRRGRLLEGGRAVPLATFDIPRRPEATTPMAPGSTLVLFTDGLVEQRGVDIAERFEELADELTGVAGQLPREVTDAVLSRLRPTGGYDDDVAMVVYRQPPAALRLDVPAEPHELARIRRALREWLSAAAVPHDTAVDLIAAANEACTNSIEHAYLGGGEPGRVRLNADCGVDTLTIEVTDTGAWRPQPEDPGHRGRGIAMMRALTDQLDIDHSGPGTRVRMTVRLTAVEFSAAGRM from the coding sequence GTGAGCACGGTGCTGGCCGCTTTCCGCGAGGCGTACGCCGCCGCGTTGCGGCTGCATCTGCGCGCCCCCAACCAGAACACCCTGTCGGAGGGCTACGAGCTCGGCCGCCGCGCCCTGGTCGAGGGCGTCAGCATTCTCGACCTGACCGAACACCACTATCGATTGCTCGAACACGATGGCGTGGCGGCGATTCCGGACGGCACCGACCGCACCGAGGCCGCGCTGGAGTTCCTGCTGCAGACCATGGCCGCGCTGGACGTCGCCACCCGCGGGTTCCTCGACGGCAACCGCCGCTACGAGCAACAGCGTTCCCGCGCCGACGATCTCGCCGGGCGCGACGCCTTCCGCACCGCGCTGGTGGAATCGCTGCAGGACGGGTTCTTCGTCGTGGACGCCGCGGGCACGCTGATCGAGGTCAACTCGGCGTTCGGCGCGCTCACCGGTTACGGCCCCGACGGCATCCCCTACGAACTCCCCCACCCGTGGACCGCGCCCGACGCCCCGCGCTACCCGGATCTGGGCACCGACGCCGCGCGCTTCGTCATGCCCATCCGTCACCGCGACGGGCGGCACCTGTGGCTGGCGGTGTCGACCAGTTCGCTGGTCAAACCCGAGAACGGCGAACGCATCTTCGTCGGCACCCTGCGCGACGTCACCGCCGAACACGACGCCCAGGCCCGCGACAAGGCGGTGTCGCAGCTGGCCACCGCGGTCGGCGCGGCCACCAGCGTGGTCGAGGTGCTCACCGTCGGGCTCGAGGAACTGCGCCGCGCGGTCGGCGCGGAAGCCGCGGTGGTATCGGTGTGGCCCAACCGCAATACCGGGCCGGAACTGTATGTGTCCGAGGACAATCCGTACACCGGCGCGGGCGTCGCACCGCATCACACGCAGCCGATCCGCCGGCCCGCCGGGCTGCTCGACGGCGGCGGCGAATCCCGCCAGGTGCTCGACGCGCGCGCCCGCGCCCTGCTGGACCGCGCGCGGCTGCAACCCGGGCGCACCATGTTCGCCATCCCGGAGGGGGTGACGAGTTCCGAGGGCGTGGTGGCCCCGCTGGGTGAGAGCGGCGATTCGGCGCTGTGGCTGCGGTTCTCGGCCCCGCGCGTGATCACCCCCGGCGACTGGGCGCTGTTCTCGCTGCTGGTCGGGCATCTGAGCCTGGCCGTGCAGCGCGCCCGCAACTTCGATCAGGCCCGCTCCACCTCGCTGACCCTGCAGCGCGCCATGCTCGGCCCGATCGAGCTGCCGCCGCGCTTCGCCGTGCACTACGAGCCCGCGCTGCCGCCGCTCGAGATCGGCGGCGACTGGTACGACGTGGTGCGCCTCGAGGACGGCACCATCGGCGTGGTCGTCGGCGACTGCGTCGGTCGCGGCCTGTCGGCGGCCGTCGTGATGGGCCAACTACGCACCGCCGCACGGGCTTTGCTGCTGCGCGGCGCGGGCCCCGCGCAGTTGCTCGCCGAACTCGACACCGTCGCCGCCCGCATCCCCGGCGCCATGTGCACCACCGTGTGCGCGGCCATCCTGGACCCGGTGCGCGGGCTGGTGCGCTACTCCAATGCCGGGCACATGCCGCCGGTGCTGGCCGCGCCCGGCCGCCGCGGCCGCCTGCTCGAGGGCGGGCGCGCGGTCCCGCTGGCCACCTTCGACATTCCGCGCCGTCCCGAGGCCACCACCCCGATGGCGCCCGGATCCACGCTGGTGCTGTTCACCGACGGCCTGGTCGAGCAGCGGGGGGTCGACATCGCCGAGCGCTTCGAGGAACTGGCCGACGAATTGACCGGTGTCGCCGGGCAATTGCCGCGCGAGGTGACCGACGCGGTGCTGTCGCGACTGCGGCCCACCGGCGGCTACGACGACGACGTGGCCATGGTGGTCTACCGGCAGCCGCCGGCCGCCCTGCGCCTGGACGTGCCCGCCGAACCCCATGAGCTGGCCCGCATTCGACGCGCGCTGCGCGAATGGCTCTCGGCCGCGGCGGTTCCGCACGACACCGCCGTGGATCTGATCGCGGCCGCGAACGAGGCCTGTACCAACAGCATCGAGCACGCCTACCTCGGCGGCGGCGAGCCCGGCCGGGTGCGGCTCAACGCGGACTGCGGGGTCGACACCCTCACCATCGAGGTGACCGATACCGGCGCGTGGCGGCCGCAACCGGAGGACCCCGGACATCGCGGCCGGGGCATCGCCATGATGCGCGCGCTCACCGACCAACTCGACATCGATCATTCCGGTCCGGGCACCCGGGTGCGGATGACGGTGCGACTGACCGCCGTTGAATTCTCGGCGGCCGGACGCATGTGA
- a CDS encoding SpoIIE family protein phosphatase, with translation MREDGFIGAVEWAVAGRALPGQRVSGDRSVVLDAGGGSVLFAVLDGLGHGAAAADASDRAAQVLSENRAEPLDVLMLLCHRAMSDTRGAAVSLALFDARDRVHWLGVGNVESRIVAAAPGKPAVRATVLLTGGIVGYLLPPNLSPQTVPVRPGDLLLMSTDGITANFGDGIDLSKPTSEITADILARHAKDTDDALVLAARHRGHSHPSQPIPSVKP, from the coding sequence GTGCGTGAGGACGGTTTCATCGGCGCGGTCGAATGGGCCGTCGCCGGTCGCGCACTACCGGGACAACGAGTTTCGGGCGACCGGTCGGTTGTGTTGGATGCGGGGGGCGGCTCGGTGCTGTTCGCCGTGCTCGACGGCCTGGGCCACGGCGCGGCCGCCGCGGACGCCTCCGATCGCGCCGCGCAGGTGCTCTCGGAGAATCGCGCCGAACCCCTGGACGTGCTGATGCTGCTGTGCCATCGCGCCATGTCCGACACCCGTGGCGCGGCGGTCTCGCTGGCGCTGTTCGACGCCCGCGACCGCGTGCACTGGCTGGGCGTCGGCAATGTCGAATCCCGCATCGTCGCCGCCGCGCCCGGCAAACCCGCGGTGCGTGCCACGGTGTTGCTGACCGGCGGCATCGTCGGCTATCTGCTGCCGCCCAACCTGTCCCCGCAGACCGTGCCGGTGCGGCCGGGGGATCTGCTACTCATGTCCACCGACGGCATCACCGCCAACTTCGGCGACGGTATCGACCTGTCCAAACCGACCTCCGAGATCACCGCCGACATCCTCGCCCGCCACGCCAAGGACACCGACGACGCGCTGGTGCTGGCCGCGCGTCACCGCGGGCATTCCCATCCCTCCCAGCCGATTCCGAGTGTGAAGCCATGA
- a CDS encoding L,D-transpeptidase, producing MRKAIRCLFVASFVAAAAALGTGAAGAAITAPKLPAVQSISPAPDQVVGIAAPVTVQFAAAVTDRAQAERTIDVRAENSLAGHFTWLDDRQLMWQPANYLPTRSPITVLAGNRHIKFETNGGTTADADMSNHTFTVWINGVARTMPASMGKPGRETPVGTFPVLSRERSVTFDSRTIGIPLSSPEGYLITGEFAERLTWGGVYVHSAPWSVDSQGNANVSHGCINLAPADAEWYYDNVSLGDPVTTHW from the coding sequence ATGCGGAAAGCGATTCGCTGTCTGTTCGTCGCAAGTTTCGTCGCGGCGGCTGCCGCACTCGGTACCGGAGCCGCGGGTGCGGCCATCACGGCGCCGAAACTCCCAGCGGTGCAGTCGATCTCACCGGCCCCCGATCAGGTGGTGGGCATCGCGGCCCCGGTCACCGTCCAGTTCGCGGCCGCGGTCACCGACCGCGCCCAGGCCGAGCGCACCATCGACGTCCGCGCCGAGAACTCCCTGGCCGGGCACTTCACCTGGCTCGACGACCGGCAGCTGATGTGGCAGCCGGCGAACTACCTGCCCACCAGATCCCCGATCACGGTCCTGGCGGGCAATAGACATATCAAGTTCGAAACCAATGGCGGCACCACCGCGGACGCGGACATGTCCAACCACACGTTCACGGTGTGGATCAACGGCGTAGCCCGCACCATGCCCGCCTCGATGGGCAAGCCCGGCCGCGAGACCCCCGTCGGCACCTTCCCGGTCCTGTCGCGCGAGCGGTCGGTCACCTTCGACTCCCGCACCATCGGCATCCCCCTCAGTTCCCCCGAGGGCTACCTGATCACCGGCGAATTCGCCGAACGCCTGACCTGGGGCGGCGTCTACGTCCACTCCGCCCCCTGGTCGGTCGACTCCCAAGGCAACGCCAACGTCAGCCACGGCTGCATCAACCTGGCCCCCGCCGACGCCGAGTGGTACTACGACAACGTCTCCCTGGGCGACCCCGTCACCACCCACTGGTGA